A segment of the Candidatus Pelagisphaera phototrophica genome:
CGTATCCAGTCTGCTCCCACATCACCTAAAAGGTGAGCTGGCATTATTCGCGTGTATTCATTCGAATCTCCAGTTTAGGTCGAGCTGACATTTCTCATTGATTACGGGATAGGAATCCGTCAGAAAAACCGTCCACTTCATTATTACAACCAACAATCCCAACCCAAATAACACGCGCTATGTCTCGCCCCGTTACACTATTCACCGGCCAATGGGCCGATCTTTCTATCACAGAGCTCGCTCCGCTGGCCAAAAAGATGGGCTACGATGGCTTGGAACTCGCCTGCTGGGGAGACCATTTCGACGTAGACCAGGCAGCTCGTAGCAAGAAATACTGTAAGGAAAAATGGGAATTGCTCACGGAGAATGGACTGACTTGCTTTTCAATCTCCAACCACCTCGTCGGCCAGGCAATCTGCGACAACATCGATGAGCGCCACAAGTCAATCCTTCCTCCCGATGTTTGGGGGGACGGTAAACCGGAGGGTGTTCGCCGCCGCGCGGCAAGGAAGATGATTAAGACGGCAAAGGCCTGCCGCAATTTTTTCGATCTAAAACCAGAGAGAAAGAAAAAAGACGATTTTCCAGCAGTAGTGAATGGCTTTACCGGTTCCTCCATCTGGCACGCACTTTACGCATTTCCACCCACGGATCAGGCATTCCTCGAGAAAGGGTTCCAGGATTTCGCCAACCGGTTCATTCCGATCTTGGATGAATTTGACAAAGTAAACGTCAATTTTGGACTGGAGGTGCATCCCACCGAAATCGCTTTCGACATCGCATCCGCTGCTCGAGCGATCAAATCGCTGAGAGGGCACAAGCGATTTGGCTTCAACTACGATCCGTCGCATTTGGGTTATCAGGGAGTGGACTATGTAAAGTTCATACGCGAATTCGGAGACCGTATTTATCACGTCCATATGAAGGACGTTTGGTGGGGCCACGGGAATGGTGACGTGGGGGTATTCGGCGGGCATACGGATTTTGGCGATGCGCGGCGATATTGGGATTTCCGGTCATTGGGTCATGGCGACATCGCATTTGAGGACATCATCGTTGCCTTGAACGACGTCAACTATCGAGGCCCCCTATCGGTTGAATGGGAAGATATCCGTATGGACCGAGTTCATGGCGGAGCGGAAGCGGCATCATTTGTCAAATCCGTAGATTTTCCCTCAAGCTCTGTCGCCTTCGACTCCGCTTTCGATAAGAAAAACCAGTAGCGCGAAACATTTAAATATACTTCTATGAGCACTAAAGTAGCCATCATTGGCGCGGGCGGAATGGCCCAGTACCACATCGCAGGTTTTCGTCAGGCGGGAGCTGAAATCATAGCAATCGCGGATCTTAACGAGAATGCGGCAAAAGCCACTGCTTCGCAATATGGAGTCGGGCAGACTTTCGGATCCATCGAAACGATGTTTGAAACTCTCACAGATCTTGACGCCGTTTCGATCATTGTTCCAAACAAGTTTCATGCCCCGCTCGCCATACAGGCGCTTGAGGCAGGCAAGCACGTATTTTGCGAGAAGCCACCCGCTCTCAATGCACCTGATGTTGAAAAGATGAGGGAGGCAGCAGAATCAGCCGGAAAGCACCTCATGTTCAACTTTAACAATCGGGCAAGGCCAGAGTCCTTTGCCATGATGGACTACGTTGCCGACGGCACGATTGGTAAGATCAATTCCGCCCAGGCAAAGTGGATTCGACGGACTGGAATCCCTGGATTTGGAGGTTGGTTCACCAACAGAAGCCTCTCAGGTGGGGGACCACTCATAGACCTTCTACACATGGTCGATTTGTCCATGCACTTGATGGGCTATCCAGAGCCTGAATACGTTATGGGCAAAACCTTTTCTGACTTTATCACCGATAAAGGCTTCAAGGGACCCTGGGGAATTCCAGACAATGCGGAAGGTGTCAATGACGTTGAAGCTGCCGCTCATGGATTCGTAACTTTCAAAACCGGCCAGGTACTCAGTCTCCAGGTTTCCTGGGCAGAGCTCGTCAAACGCGAGGAGGTCTCGGTCCTCTTCCAAGGTGTCGGGGCTGGAGGGAAAATCGAACGACTCTTCGGTTCCGACGGACTGGACGAAACCTGCATCGACAGTTGCGAGCTTTACGTGCAGGAAAATGGCAATTCGGTCAATCGGGACATCCTCGTAGAAGCGTGTGAGGACATGGGGCGGTCCCGCTCCGCCGCAAATTTCATTCTGTCCATCGAAGGCAAGGAAAAGCCGCTAAACACTCCAGACCAAGCGGTTTCCCTAATGAAAATCATCGACGCCATCTACGAGTCGGCCAATTCGGGCAAGCCCGTAGCCTGCTAACCTCAAAACATCACTACTCATGAATCGAAAATTGAAAATGGGAATGGTCGGGGGTGGCCGTGGCGCTTTCATCGGAGCTGTTCACCGCATGGCCGCCAATCTCGACGGGAAAATCGAACTCGTAGCCGGAGCTTTCTCATCCGATCCGAAAAAATCCAAGCTTTCTGGAAAGGACTTCTTTCTAAACCCCTCTAGAGTATATGGATCCTACCAGGAAATGGCCAAAAAGGAATCCGAGCTTCCTGTGGGCGAACGTATCGATTTTGTTAGTATTGTCGTCCAAAATCACCTACACCATGCCGTGGCAAAGCATTTTCTTGAAGCCGGATTCAATGTCATTTGCGACAAGCCCCTCGCATACGACCTTAAAGAAGCCCGTGATTTGCGGCGCATTGTCAAAAAGTCGGGCAAGGTATTCGCTCTTACCCATAACTACACAGGGTACCCCATGGTCAAGGAAGCTCGAGACTTTGCCAGAAAAGGAAAACTTGGTCGTATCCTAAAAGTGGTCACAGAATATCCTCAAGGTTATGCGGTGGGTGATATAGAAAACAAGAACGATGGGAAAATCGCCTCTTGGAGAACGGATCCTAAGATTGCTGGCATCTCAAATTGCATTGGAGATATTGGTACTCATGCCGACAACCTAGGGGCCTACATCACTGGTCTGGAGATCGAGGAAATGTGTGCCGAGCTAACGGCTTTTATTCCGGGTCGGACACTTGATGACGATGGTAACATTCTCATTAGATACAAAGGCGGTGCGAAAGGCCTCCTCTACGCATCGCAAATCTCTAACGGTGACGAAAACAATCTGAATATCCGAATCTACGGCACCAAGGCTTCTTTGGAATGGCATCAAGAGGATCCAAATGAGCTGATTATCAAGTATCATGACAAACCTCGGCAGATTCTCCGCCGAGGGAATGGATACGTCTGCAACGCGGCGGAAACAAATACCCGCACTCCCTTTGGACACCCGGAGGGCTTTGTTGAAGCCTTTGCTAATGTCTATCTGGCAGCGGCAAAATCTATCGCCGCAGAAGTGGCCGGTAAAAAGCTACCGAAAAACCCCGACTTTCCGACTGTCGAAGACGGCATACGAGGTATGGCGTTTATCGCAACCGCAGTTAAGAGCTCCAACAGCAAATCCAAGTGGACTACGATGCTGAAATAGGGGGTCTCCCAAAACTTTACGAAAAGGCCAATCCGTGATTGGTTTTGCCTTTTTCTTTGATTTTAAATCACCCTTTTCCATCAACAAATTCACGGACAACATCGAGAAAACCAATTGCCCCGGAAGATAAATATCGTCGCTCGTGGGTGAGGGCAAAGAGCAGACGAGACATCTTAAGCGATTTCATCGACTTGAAAACCACATCACAGGGCGAAATCGACTCACGAGCCATTTCTGGTAAGATCGCTAAACCGAGACCAATGTGCACTAGGGCGACTGCAGTGCTAACCTGCGAACAGTAAGCCGCGGTTTTTGGCTCGAAGTCGTTTCTTTCGAAAAACTCCATAACCTTTGCCCCTAGGGCAGAAGATTCTCCCAAAACGATCAACGGCTCGTCTTTGAAGTCCTCGATGGAAATATCCTCTCTATTCGCCAAAACATGCCCTCGAGGGATAACAAGATTGAGTTTTTCTTGGATAATGGGCTCCGCATCTACCTGTGAAACGCCACCGGAATAGGAAGAGATTACGACATCAAGGTTCCCACTAACCAAATTCTCTAGAAGCGCCCGCCTTAGATTTTCGTCGACCCTAATCCGAAGCTCAGGAAATCGTTCGCAACAGGTTTTGAGTACAGGGGGTAAAAGAAACGGGGCTACGGTCGGAGTTACTCCAATGCGAAGGTTCCCTTTGAAGTCACTCGCACTTTCACGGATTTCCCGGACTGCGTTATCCGCTTCCATTAGAATCGAGCGGGCCCGCTTCTCGAACTGCTTTCCCACTGAGGTTAGCTCCACTCGCCTTCCCAAGCGATTGAAAAGGCGATTCCCCAATTCATCCTCCAGCTTAATGATCTGAGCGCTCAGCGATGGCTGGGACACAAAGGACTTTTCAGCGGCACGAGTGAAGTTTCGCTCCTCCGATATGGCTAAAAAATACCTGAGTTGATGCATTTCCATAGTTTTAAACTATGGATATTATAACTTATAAGTATTTCAAGTTATAATGAAAGTGTGCGATACTCCACTCGTCAGCCAAAACTGACCAAAAAATGAATACACAAACCAAGAGTAACATAATCGCTTCAACTATCCTGGCTCTAGTGCCATTTGGGCTTTTCGGGTTTCAAATGCCCGCTGGAGAGCTCATCGCGGGAGTTGCAATCACTGCAGCCCTCGTTGGTCTCGGAGTTATGGATCTTAAGCAGGGAGCTTATTCTAGCTTCAAGCGGGGACCGCGGACGCGGGCCTAAGAAGAATTCTATCGATTCTAGATTTTTGAATGGGATCATAGAACCATGAAACGATTATTCTGAAACAGAAAACAAACCGGCGGTCGTTCCAAAGGGGCGACCGTCGCGAAATTGACGCCAAAAGGGAGGAGTCACATTCAAAAGAGGTAGCGAATACCGAAAACGAAATCTTCTACCCAACTGAGAAAGCCGCGAATCTTTACCTTGTCGTCGGGATCTGCTTCAGTCAGGATAACGAGTACGCTCCCCGTCGCCGTCGCCCCCACAAACGTAGCCCCTGCAGATAGGGATGCTCGAATCATCTCAAGAATTCACGTTTGCTGTAGCACGCTTCCTGCGAAATCCGCGTCTCCGGTATTCATTCCCCCCAGAGTCGTTAGCGCTGACAAGCCGGTTTTCGCATAAACAGAGAAATCGTCCATCAGTTATCTCGCCTCAGGTGACTTGTCTGCCACGAATTCTAGGACGGAAAGAGCACCCAACACGGTAATCATAACTCCACTCGTAAACCAAGTCGGGTGATTGCTCGCCTTACGTGCCATTTCTCCAAGGAATTCTATGTTGGCTAGAAATGGCCACGAGTGGCCGTATTTCATGAAAAGGGCGGTCAAAAAACCGGTAAGAATATTCGTAACGAGGATAACCCAGACAGTCCGAGCGAATAAAGAAGGGCATTAAGCTTCATAGGACGCGTGCCGATCCGATTTAACGTTTAAACTCTCTGAGAAAAGAGCCTGCGATAGTATTGGATTTTTATTTATATACACTGCAGGCATTTTCATAAACTATAAAAAAGTATCGAACTCATTTTTCCTACTCAATTATAAGTAATCTATCGACTATGTGTGGAATCGTTGGCTACATCGGAAAACAGGAGGCATCTCCCTTACTGCTTGAAGGATTGAAGCGATTGGAGTACCGAGGGTACGACTCCGCAGGAGTCGCCGTTTTGACGGAAAAGGAACTCAAACTGAAAAAACACAAAGGCCGAGTCACGGAACTAGCCAAACATGTGTCTGGGAATTCGCTCTCCGGCAATCTTGGCATATGCCACACCCGTTGGGCTACCCACGGGGCCGTCACGGAGGAGAACGCTCACCCGCACGTTAGCTTCGACGGAAAAATCGCGATGGTTCACAACGGAGTCATCGAAAACTATCTTTCGATCAAGAAGTTTCTAGAGGGCGAGGGATACAGCTTCTACTCTGAAACGGACTCGGAGGTTTTCTGCAACCTGATCGCTTACCATTATGCCAAGGAAGACAGTGAGTCCGAAACGCGTTTTCCGGATAGCGTGCGTCGCACCTTGAAGCATATTGAAGGAACTTACGGAATCGCCGTCATCTGTGCGGACCATCCCACCGAACTCGTCGGAGCAAGGAAAGGCTCTCCACTAATCGTCGGGATTGGACCCGATGAATACCTACTTGCGAGCGACGTATCGGCGATTATTCGCCGGACTTCCAATGTGGTCTACCTCAACGACGGCGAAATAGTCAGCCTCAAGAACGGCGAACTTAATTTGCTCACCAATGACGAGGAGATTTTAACCCCGGAAATCAAAACCATTGATTGGGATATCGCTGAGAGCGAACTCGGCGACTACGAGCACTATATGCTCAAAGAGATTTTCGAGCAATCTGGAGCTCTCGAGAATGCGATGCGTGGGCGCTTTTCCGACGATATGAGCACCGCCAAATTCGGAGGGCTCAACACAACCGCTCAGGAATTGCGTCAGATCGATCGCATTCTACTTTGTGCCTGCGGAACCGCCTGGCACGCCTGTTTGGTAGGAGAATACTTGATTGAGCGCTTTGCTCGGATACCAGTGGAGGTAGAATACGCCTCTGAATTTAGATACCGAAACGCGCCCTTGGACAAGAATACTCTGGTTCTCGTCATTAGTCAGTCGGGCGAGACGATCGACACCCTAGCAGCGCTTCGCGAGTCCAAACGAAAAGGTTACAAGACCCTCGCCATCAACAACAGTGTGGGCTCTACCATCGCCCGCGAATCCGATGGAGGAATCTATCAACACGCCGGTCCAGAAATCGGGGTGGCTTCCACTAAAGCGTTCACATCCCAACTACATATCCTTTCCATGCTCGCCCTTTACCTTGGAAGGCTTCGCGATATGTCTTTTCAGGACGGCCTTGAGTACGTTGCTGCATTAAAACAAGCTCCCGAATTGGTCACCGAAACGGTTAAACTGAGTGACCAGATTCTCGAGATTTCCAAGAAGTACAAGGACATGACCGATTGTCTGTTTCTCGGCCGACAAGACATGTTCCCCATCGCCTTGGAAGGCGCCCTAAAACTGAAGGAAATATCTTACATACACGCAGAGGGGTATCCTGCTGCGGAGATGAAGCACGGTCCAATCGCCCTGATAAGTGCTGAGTGTCCAGTAATCGTTCTAGCGACTCAGCCTGATATTCACGAAAAACTTGTATCCAACATCCAGGAAGTGAAGGCTCGCGGAGCACCGGTGATTGCGATCGCGAACCGAAGTAACCCACTTCCTAAGGAAATCGCAGACGATCAGATATTGATTCCAGATTGTCATCGGGCCGTCCTCCCTATCCTCGCGAGTATCCCCACGCAGCTCCTGAGCTACCACATCGCCAACCTGCGTGGGTGCGACGTCGACAAGCCGAGAAACCTCGCTAAATCTGTGACCGTCGAATAGACTAACCTCATGCTCTGGCAGATATGTTCTGCCCGACCGTTTCCTCGGATCCCAGTAGACCTATTTTGTTACAGCCAAGCTTAGCTTAGAGGGCTTCCCGAAGTTTTTCTCGGGTAAATCCTTCGACTGTCGCTTGAGAAATGTCCACCCATTGAAAACGCCTGACCCTATCTGGCT
Coding sequences within it:
- a CDS encoding sugar phosphate isomerase/epimerase family protein — its product is MSRPVTLFTGQWADLSITELAPLAKKMGYDGLELACWGDHFDVDQAARSKKYCKEKWELLTENGLTCFSISNHLVGQAICDNIDERHKSILPPDVWGDGKPEGVRRRAARKMIKTAKACRNFFDLKPERKKKDDFPAVVNGFTGSSIWHALYAFPPTDQAFLEKGFQDFANRFIPILDEFDKVNVNFGLEVHPTEIAFDIASAARAIKSLRGHKRFGFNYDPSHLGYQGVDYVKFIREFGDRIYHVHMKDVWWGHGNGDVGVFGGHTDFGDARRYWDFRSLGHGDIAFEDIIVALNDVNYRGPLSVEWEDIRMDRVHGGAEAASFVKSVDFPSSSVAFDSAFDKKNQ
- a CDS encoding Gfo/Idh/MocA family protein produces the protein MSTKVAIIGAGGMAQYHIAGFRQAGAEIIAIADLNENAAKATASQYGVGQTFGSIETMFETLTDLDAVSIIVPNKFHAPLAIQALEAGKHVFCEKPPALNAPDVEKMREAAESAGKHLMFNFNNRARPESFAMMDYVADGTIGKINSAQAKWIRRTGIPGFGGWFTNRSLSGGGPLIDLLHMVDLSMHLMGYPEPEYVMGKTFSDFITDKGFKGPWGIPDNAEGVNDVEAAAHGFVTFKTGQVLSLQVSWAELVKREEVSVLFQGVGAGGKIERLFGSDGLDETCIDSCELYVQENGNSVNRDILVEACEDMGRSRSAANFILSIEGKEKPLNTPDQAVSLMKIIDAIYESANSGKPVAC
- a CDS encoding Gfo/Idh/MocA family protein; this encodes MNRKLKMGMVGGGRGAFIGAVHRMAANLDGKIELVAGAFSSDPKKSKLSGKDFFLNPSRVYGSYQEMAKKESELPVGERIDFVSIVVQNHLHHAVAKHFLEAGFNVICDKPLAYDLKEARDLRRIVKKSGKVFALTHNYTGYPMVKEARDFARKGKLGRILKVVTEYPQGYAVGDIENKNDGKIASWRTDPKIAGISNCIGDIGTHADNLGAYITGLEIEEMCAELTAFIPGRTLDDDGNILIRYKGGAKGLLYASQISNGDENNLNIRIYGTKASLEWHQEDPNELIIKYHDKPRQILRRGNGYVCNAAETNTRTPFGHPEGFVEAFANVYLAAAKSIAAEVAGKKLPKNPDFPTVEDGIRGMAFIATAVKSSNSKSKWTTMLK
- a CDS encoding LysR family transcriptional regulator; protein product: MHQLRYFLAISEERNFTRAAEKSFVSQPSLSAQIIKLEDELGNRLFNRLGRRVELTSVGKQFEKRARSILMEADNAVREIRESASDFKGNLRIGVTPTVAPFLLPPVLKTCCERFPELRIRVDENLRRALLENLVSGNLDVVISSYSGGVSQVDAEPIIQEKLNLVIPRGHVLANREDISIEDFKDEPLIVLGESSALGAKVMEFFERNDFEPKTAAYCSQVSTAVALVHIGLGLAILPEMARESISPCDVVFKSMKSLKMSRLLFALTHERRYLSSGAIGFLDVVREFVDGKG
- the glmS gene encoding glutamine--fructose-6-phosphate transaminase (isomerizing) translates to MCGIVGYIGKQEASPLLLEGLKRLEYRGYDSAGVAVLTEKELKLKKHKGRVTELAKHVSGNSLSGNLGICHTRWATHGAVTEENAHPHVSFDGKIAMVHNGVIENYLSIKKFLEGEGYSFYSETDSEVFCNLIAYHYAKEDSESETRFPDSVRRTLKHIEGTYGIAVICADHPTELVGARKGSPLIVGIGPDEYLLASDVSAIIRRTSNVVYLNDGEIVSLKNGELNLLTNDEEILTPEIKTIDWDIAESELGDYEHYMLKEIFEQSGALENAMRGRFSDDMSTAKFGGLNTTAQELRQIDRILLCACGTAWHACLVGEYLIERFARIPVEVEYASEFRYRNAPLDKNTLVLVISQSGETIDTLAALRESKRKGYKTLAINNSVGSTIARESDGGIYQHAGPEIGVASTKAFTSQLHILSMLALYLGRLRDMSFQDGLEYVAALKQAPELVTETVKLSDQILEISKKYKDMTDCLFLGRQDMFPIALEGALKLKEISYIHAEGYPAAEMKHGPIALISAECPVIVLATQPDIHEKLVSNIQEVKARGAPVIAIANRSNPLPKEIADDQILIPDCHRAVLPILASIPTQLLSYHIANLRGCDVDKPRNLAKSVTVE